A window of Haloarchaeobius litoreus contains these coding sequences:
- a CDS encoding DNA double-strand break repair nuclease NurA yields MTLDPVHFDGIAELARRIRYDVDESDHREFAETVWNEFLDPLVHDGRTVLEPLDGLARHSAPVEDVALTETAFDTVHGLDSGTINPTTFTNGLVLDIAQAAMSSTPSDLGLHRARTLVMTVHTNDATVDVDEADWSMGDEGFIRSQIRHAPHVNRFEEGVVHALALYLAESHHALTQAEVVDDLLVLDGPLYPKGLLKWADRHPELATLLAEEDQPKEVVGNYVELVETFVARDVPLVGFVKNPASKVVTQVVRKTGGQAPWVDDSAFFSRVLERREQGDDGEYKRDTGTLTCTNWFRSRGGVDRPLSTDGDALGVERRLEDTEYEVTFCMVYDPREDIVYRLEAPYAFTKDEDLREELRLFAMQEVAAESGPPRAVSKADELARISRDEKRALRETLEESFDARRARNYDDVRWGDGE; encoded by the coding sequence ATGACGCTCGACCCGGTGCACTTCGACGGCATCGCGGAGCTGGCCCGCCGCATCCGGTACGACGTGGACGAGTCGGACCACCGGGAGTTCGCGGAGACCGTCTGGAACGAGTTCCTCGACCCGCTGGTCCACGACGGCCGGACGGTGCTCGAACCGCTCGACGGGCTGGCCAGGCACTCGGCACCGGTCGAGGACGTGGCGCTGACGGAGACGGCGTTCGACACCGTCCACGGGCTGGACTCGGGCACCATCAACCCGACGACGTTCACGAACGGGCTGGTGCTGGACATCGCGCAGGCGGCGATGTCGTCGACGCCGTCGGACCTCGGGCTGCATCGGGCGCGTACCCTCGTGATGACCGTCCACACGAACGACGCGACGGTCGACGTGGACGAGGCCGACTGGTCGATGGGCGACGAGGGGTTCATCCGGTCGCAGATACGTCACGCCCCGCACGTCAACCGGTTCGAGGAGGGCGTCGTCCACGCGCTGGCGCTCTACCTCGCCGAGTCGCACCACGCGCTCACGCAGGCCGAGGTCGTCGACGACCTGCTCGTGCTCGACGGGCCGCTCTACCCGAAGGGGCTGCTGAAGTGGGCCGACCGCCACCCCGAGCTGGCGACGCTGCTGGCCGAGGAGGACCAGCCGAAGGAGGTCGTCGGCAACTACGTCGAACTCGTCGAGACGTTCGTCGCCCGTGACGTGCCGCTCGTCGGCTTCGTCAAGAACCCCGCCTCGAAGGTCGTCACGCAGGTCGTCCGGAAGACGGGCGGGCAGGCCCCCTGGGTCGACGACTCGGCGTTCTTCTCGCGGGTGCTCGAACGCCGCGAGCAGGGCGACGACGGCGAGTACAAGCGCGACACCGGCACGCTCACCTGCACGAACTGGTTCCGCTCGCGCGGCGGCGTCGACCGCCCGCTCTCGACCGACGGCGACGCCCTCGGCGTGGAGCGCCGGCTCGAAGACACCGAGTACGAGGTCACCTTCTGCATGGTGTACGACCCGCGCGAGGACATCGTCTACCGGCTCGAAGCGCCCTACGCGTTCACGAAGGACGAAGACCTGCGCGAGGAGCTCCGGCTGTTCGCGATGCAGGAGGTCGCCGCCGAGTCCGGGCCGCCCCGCGCCGTCTCGAAGGCCGACGAGCTGGCGCGCATCAGTCGTGACGAGAAGCGCGCGCTCCGGGAGACGCTGGAGGAGAGCTTCGACGCCCGGCGCGCCCGGAACTACGACGACGTGCGCTGGGGCGACGGAGAGTAG
- a CDS encoding MFS transporter yields MSRPALPSASALPSGPVAKYYLYKLTATAGLTVPVWVLFLRAQHLSYTEIMLLDAIWWVGLTAGEIPTGYVGDRMGWRNSLVVGNALRAAAVVVMGLVSTFAAFAAVYLLWALGSTLMSGSTDAWLYETLERQGDADAFAHYRGRGQSLKLGAGAAAAVLGGYLGTVSFRLPFLLTGVLWAVGAVVLATMPAVDVAADDRLTAFEALPVLRERLLSVELRGVVLWVAVVLAVVSATGRLTQPVAVDLGVPAAWLGWLYAGFTLLAAVASDRSAWLRDRFGFDGWLVLAPAVLGGFLAAVWFAPVVALPAFVLVRAVRTPTETLANEYVNDRVATAGRATTLSGVSMVNAVVAIPFGVALGAVADLSPYLALAGIGAVLLALAGVVGLGGLVATGETEPRPAD; encoded by the coding sequence GTGAGCCGCCCAGCCCTCCCCTCCGCTTCGGCCCTCCCCTCCGGTCCCGTCGCGAAGTACTACCTCTACAAGCTGACGGCGACGGCCGGGCTGACGGTCCCCGTCTGGGTGCTGTTCCTGCGCGCCCAGCACCTCAGCTACACCGAGATCATGCTGCTCGACGCCATCTGGTGGGTCGGTCTCACCGCCGGCGAGATACCGACGGGCTACGTCGGCGACCGGATGGGCTGGCGCAACAGCCTCGTGGTCGGCAACGCGCTCCGGGCCGCCGCCGTCGTGGTGATGGGGCTCGTCTCGACGTTCGCCGCGTTCGCCGCCGTCTACCTGCTCTGGGCGCTGGGTTCGACGCTCATGTCGGGGAGCACCGACGCCTGGCTGTACGAGACGCTGGAGCGACAGGGCGACGCCGACGCGTTCGCCCACTACCGGGGTCGCGGGCAGTCGCTGAAGCTGGGCGCGGGCGCGGCGGCTGCGGTCCTCGGCGGCTACCTCGGGACGGTGAGCTTCCGGCTGCCGTTCCTGCTGACGGGCGTGCTGTGGGCGGTCGGCGCGGTCGTGCTGGCGACGATGCCGGCGGTCGACGTGGCCGCCGACGACCGGTTGACCGCGTTCGAGGCGCTGCCGGTGCTGCGCGAGCGCCTGCTCTCGGTCGAGCTCCGGGGCGTCGTGCTCTGGGTGGCGGTCGTGCTGGCCGTCGTGAGCGCGACGGGGCGGCTGACCCAGCCCGTCGCCGTGGACCTCGGCGTCCCGGCGGCGTGGCTCGGCTGGCTCTACGCCGGGTTCACCCTGCTCGCCGCGGTCGCGAGCGACCGGTCGGCGTGGCTCCGGGACCGCTTCGGCTTCGACGGGTGGCTCGTCCTCGCGCCGGCCGTCCTCGGCGGGTTCCTCGCGGCGGTCTGGTTCGCGCCGGTCGTCGCCCTGCCGGCGTTCGTGCTGGTCCGCGCGGTCCGGACGCCGACGGAGACGCTCGCCAACGAGTACGTCAACGACCGCGTGGCGACGGCCGGCCGCGCCACGACGCTCTCCGGTGTCTCGATGGTCAACGCCGTCGTCGCCATCCCCTTCGGTGTCGCGCTCGGCGCGGTCGCCGACCTGTCGCCGTACCTCGCGCTGGCGGGCATCGGTGCGGTGCTGCTCGCGCTCGCCGGCGTGGTCGGTCTCGGTGGCCTCGTCGCGACGGGCGAGACGGAGCCGCGCCCGGCGGACTGA
- the nadC gene encoding carboxylating nicotinate-nucleotide diphosphorylase, with amino-acid sequence MLHDSQVEAWLREDLGHHDVTNEVPGETAGRLVAKEGGVAAGLDAAERVFDYLDVDVTERVEDGTRIDAGEVVLRVAGPAKAVLRGERVAVNVAGHASGVASRTRRAVDAARAVDDDVRIAATRKTTPGLRELEKRAVVAGGGDTHRLDLSHMVMVKDNHIEELGLESAVEHFRERVSFATKIEVEVESPADAPRAADAGADVVLLDNMSPERTTEAVDLLPDGVLAEASGGITVGTVPDYATTGVDVVSMGSLTHSAASLDYSFRTGE; translated from the coding sequence ATGCTGCACGACAGCCAGGTCGAGGCGTGGCTCCGCGAGGACCTCGGCCACCACGACGTGACCAACGAGGTGCCCGGGGAGACGGCGGGTCGTCTCGTCGCCAAGGAGGGCGGCGTCGCCGCCGGCCTCGACGCCGCCGAGCGCGTGTTCGACTACCTCGACGTCGACGTGACCGAGCGCGTCGAGGACGGGACACGGATCGACGCCGGCGAGGTCGTGCTCCGCGTCGCGGGCCCCGCCAAGGCGGTCCTCCGCGGCGAGCGCGTCGCGGTCAACGTCGCGGGCCACGCCTCCGGCGTCGCCTCCCGGACCCGCCGCGCCGTCGACGCCGCCCGCGCGGTGGACGACGACGTGCGCATCGCCGCCACCCGGAAGACCACGCCCGGGCTGCGGGAGCTGGAGAAGCGCGCGGTCGTTGCCGGCGGCGGCGACACCCACCGGCTCGACCTCTCGCACATGGTGATGGTGAAGGACAACCACATCGAGGAGCTCGGGCTCGAATCGGCGGTCGAGCACTTCCGCGAGCGCGTCTCCTTCGCCACCAAGATAGAGGTCGAGGTCGAATCGCCCGCGGACGCCCCACGCGCCGCCGACGCTGGCGCGGACGTGGTCCTGCTCGACAACATGAGCCCCGAGCGCACGACCGAGGCGGTCGACCTGCTGCCCGACGGCGTGCTGGCGGAGGCCTCGGGAGGCATCACCGTCGGCACCGTGCCGGACTACGCGACGACCGGGGTCGACGTCGTCTCGATGGGCTCACTGACACACTCCGCGGCGAGCCTGGACTACTCCTTCCGGACCGGTGAGTGA
- a CDS encoding helix-turn-helix domain-containing protein, which produces MPTEEADTDDEEPTLPPTEAFRLLSDGTRLQTLQGLVELTDAAGYGSDPVSFSALHAQVDTDDSAHFNYHLQELRDRFVEHTGDGYRARYPARKVVRAIRAGTFTERAALADEPIDGSCPQCGDADLRVSYADEKLHVRCAACETGLTSNDFPPGGFAERSLDDVLFAFDRLVRHRVSFATDGVCPECTARMDGHVTTDIPPEWGYEALPAFDCVRCDFSVLPSFGMLLLDHPDVVAFHRNRGEDLREPPFWELALCVSDRYTTIESREPWRVTVRVPGEEGELVASVEGADVVDVLAE; this is translated from the coding sequence ATGCCGACCGAGGAAGCCGACACCGACGACGAGGAGCCAACACTCCCACCGACGGAGGCGTTCAGACTCCTGAGCGACGGCACACGCCTCCAGACGCTCCAAGGGCTGGTCGAACTCACCGACGCGGCGGGCTACGGGAGCGACCCGGTGTCGTTCTCCGCGCTCCACGCGCAGGTCGACACCGACGACTCGGCGCACTTCAACTACCACCTGCAGGAGCTCAGAGACCGGTTCGTCGAGCACACCGGGGACGGCTACCGGGCCCGCTACCCGGCCCGGAAGGTCGTCCGCGCCATCAGGGCGGGGACGTTCACCGAGCGCGCCGCGCTGGCGGACGAGCCCATCGACGGAAGCTGCCCACAGTGCGGCGACGCCGACCTCCGCGTCTCCTACGCCGACGAGAAGCTCCACGTCCGCTGTGCAGCCTGCGAGACGGGCCTGACGAGCAACGACTTCCCGCCGGGCGGCTTCGCGGAACGGTCGCTCGACGACGTGCTGTTCGCCTTCGACCGGCTGGTCCGCCACCGGGTCTCCTTCGCGACCGACGGGGTCTGCCCGGAGTGCACCGCGAGGATGGACGGCCACGTGACGACCGACATCCCGCCGGAGTGGGGCTACGAGGCGCTGCCGGCGTTCGACTGCGTCCGCTGCGATTTCTCCGTGCTCCCATCGTTCGGCATGCTGCTGCTCGACCACCCCGACGTGGTGGCGTTCCACCGGAACCGGGGCGAGGATCTGCGCGAGCCGCCGTTCTGGGAGCTGGCGCTCTGCGTGAGCGACCGGTACACGACCATCGAGTCGCGCGAGCCGTGGCGGGTGACCGTCCGGGTGCCGGGGGAGGAGGGGGAGCTGGTCGCCAGCGTCGAGGGGGCCGACGTGGTCGACGTGCTGGCCGAGTAG
- a CDS encoding AzlD domain-containing protein, whose amino-acid sequence MTSASDPVLWAAFVAAAVGSYLVRVSFIVLFQRVDEVPRLAERALELVPAAVLAGLVLPSLVAPEGTVAVLTPKVAAGGVATVVAWRTESMAWTLAAGMGALWLLLAV is encoded by the coding sequence GTGACCTCGGCGTCCGACCCGGTCCTCTGGGCGGCGTTCGTCGCGGCCGCCGTCGGGAGCTACCTCGTCCGCGTGTCGTTCATCGTGCTGTTCCAGCGCGTCGACGAGGTGCCTCGACTGGCCGAACGCGCGCTCGAACTCGTCCCCGCCGCGGTGCTGGCGGGGCTGGTGCTCCCGTCGCTGGTCGCACCCGAAGGCACCGTGGCGGTCCTGACGCCGAAGGTCGCCGCCGGCGGAGTTGCGACCGTCGTCGCCTGGCGAACCGAGAGCATGGCGTGGACGCTGGCGGCCGGGATGGGGGCGCTGTGGCTGTTGCTGGCGGTCTGA
- a CDS encoding AzlC family ABC transporter permease, whose protein sequence is MTSTARSAFVDGACAVLPALPANVPFGLVVGVAAANLGLDPVTALWSAALLFAGAAQLAMMELLARDAPVAVAVLTAIVVNLRYAMYSASIAPYLQSFSRRSRLVLSFFLLDVTYALSVAKFRADGSVDRRAYYFGTALPLWATWTVSVTAGASLGTGLPPAWHLEFAIPLLFLALLVPNVRDRGGVVAAAAGGVGATAGLGVPFDLGLVIAALAGVGLGLVADPDGTDDEPPADRPDETPDGTTEGEP, encoded by the coding sequence GTGACCTCGACCGCGCGTTCGGCGTTCGTCGACGGCGCATGCGCCGTCCTCCCGGCACTGCCGGCGAACGTCCCGTTCGGGCTGGTCGTCGGCGTCGCGGCCGCGAACCTCGGCCTCGATCCCGTGACGGCGCTCTGGTCGGCCGCCCTGCTGTTCGCCGGGGCCGCCCAGCTCGCCATGATGGAGCTGCTCGCCCGCGACGCGCCGGTCGCCGTCGCCGTCCTCACCGCCATCGTCGTCAACCTGCGCTACGCGATGTACAGCGCGAGCATCGCTCCCTACCTCCAGTCGTTCTCCCGCCGCTCGCGGCTCGTGCTCTCCTTCTTCCTGCTGGACGTGACGTACGCCCTCTCGGTGGCGAAGTTCCGGGCAGATGGGTCCGTCGACCGGCGGGCGTACTACTTCGGCACCGCGCTCCCGCTGTGGGCCACGTGGACCGTCTCCGTCACCGCCGGCGCGTCGCTCGGGACCGGACTCCCGCCCGCGTGGCATCTGGAGTTCGCCATCCCGCTGCTGTTCCTCGCGCTGCTCGTCCCGAACGTCCGGGACCGCGGTGGGGTCGTCGCGGCGGCCGCCGGCGGCGTCGGCGCAACCGCCGGCCTCGGCGTCCCGTTCGACCTCGGGCTGGTCATCGCAGCACTCGCTGGTGTCGGTCTCGGACTCGTGGCGGACCCCGACGGCACGGACGACGAACCGCCAGCGGACCGCCCGGACGAGACGCCAGACGGCACCACGGAGGGCGAGCCGTGA
- a CDS encoding pyridoxamine 5'-phosphate oxidase family protein, with amino-acid sequence MDDNSPVTMSVEDRDAFLGTGGTGVLSLSTDEADAPHAIPVSYGYDAVESTFYFRLAVGEDREKGELDGRAVTFVVYGRDGGDEEDGDWQSVVAKGTLADIERDDVATESLAALDRVTIPLVDIFGAPTSDVAFQFLRLVPDELSAREESPTSR; translated from the coding sequence ATGGACGACAACAGCCCCGTGACGATGTCTGTCGAGGACCGCGACGCGTTCCTCGGCACCGGCGGGACCGGCGTGCTCTCGCTCTCGACGGACGAGGCCGACGCACCGCACGCGATCCCCGTCTCCTACGGCTACGACGCCGTCGAGTCCACGTTCTACTTCCGGCTGGCCGTCGGGGAGGACCGCGAGAAGGGCGAGCTCGACGGCCGGGCCGTGACGTTCGTCGTGTACGGGCGTGACGGCGGCGATGAGGAGGACGGGGACTGGCAGAGCGTCGTCGCGAAGGGCACCCTGGCGGACATCGAGCGCGACGACGTCGCGACCGAGAGCCTCGCTGCACTCGACCGCGTCACGATCCCGCTCGTCGACATCTTCGGCGCACCGACGAGCGACGTGGCGTTCCAGTTCCTCCGGCTGGTCCCCGACGAGCTGTCCGCCCGCGAGGAGAGTCCGACGTCCCGCTGA
- a CDS encoding L-aspartate oxidase: MARETDVLVVGTGIAGCAAALGAAREGADVLVVTKAAKPEDASSDWAQGGISTTGTDPETFKQDILDASAGTADEDAVDVLVDNADAAVQDVLVRTLGVDFDVAADGEAGEFDYTREAAHSEERILHVDASTGRHILRPFLNHLADHDSVEILEDTAALELITHEGRVHGAMLDTEKTGEPVYAGTTVLATGGIGDLFGRSTNPAGSTGDGIAMAALAGADVADMEFVQFHPTAYAGDDPFLLSEAIRGEGGLLRNGDGERFMPEYHADAELAPRDVVARAVQDEIDATGEVTLDVSTLDEPFDEAFPDLAAKCEERGVDWESGIPVAPCEHFLCGGVDVDHEGSASLDRLYAVGECARTGVHGANRLASTSLLEGLVWGLRAGEDAVGVEPEAVEAPELLDRDPDLPERFAGEKFHRLRRTMDEYVGLRRNTGDLGRAQAVLRRLKGEVDAYVRTRTARDLYELRNASVTALLVARAAAENTESVGCHYVEQPAAASQN; encoded by the coding sequence ATGGCACGAGAAACGGACGTACTCGTCGTCGGCACCGGCATCGCGGGCTGTGCGGCCGCGCTCGGTGCTGCGCGCGAGGGCGCGGACGTGCTCGTCGTCACGAAGGCCGCAAAGCCCGAGGACGCCTCCTCGGACTGGGCACAGGGCGGCATCTCCACGACGGGCACCGACCCGGAGACGTTCAAACAGGACATCCTCGACGCCAGCGCCGGCACCGCCGACGAGGACGCAGTGGACGTGCTCGTCGACAACGCCGACGCGGCCGTCCAGGACGTGCTCGTTCGGACGCTCGGCGTCGACTTCGACGTCGCCGCCGACGGCGAGGCCGGCGAGTTCGACTACACGCGCGAGGCGGCCCACTCCGAGGAGCGAATCCTCCACGTGGACGCCTCGACCGGGCGGCACATCCTCCGGCCGTTCCTCAACCACCTCGCGGACCACGACTCCGTCGAGATTCTGGAGGACACCGCCGCACTGGAGCTGATAACGCACGAGGGCCGGGTCCACGGCGCGATGCTCGACACCGAGAAGACGGGCGAGCCGGTGTACGCCGGCACCACGGTACTCGCCACGGGCGGCATCGGCGACCTGTTCGGCCGGAGCACCAACCCGGCCGGCTCGACCGGTGACGGCATCGCGATGGCAGCCCTGGCGGGTGCCGACGTCGCGGACATGGAGTTCGTGCAGTTCCACCCGACCGCCTACGCTGGCGACGACCCGTTCCTGCTCTCGGAGGCCATCCGGGGCGAGGGCGGACTCCTGCGAAACGGCGACGGCGAGCGGTTCATGCCGGAGTACCACGCGGACGCCGAGCTCGCCCCCCGCGACGTGGTCGCCCGGGCGGTGCAGGACGAGATAGACGCGACGGGCGAGGTCACGCTCGACGTGTCGACGCTCGACGAGCCGTTCGACGAGGCGTTCCCGGACCTCGCCGCGAAGTGTGAGGAACGCGGCGTGGACTGGGAGTCGGGCATCCCGGTCGCACCCTGCGAGCACTTCCTCTGTGGCGGCGTCGACGTCGACCACGAGGGCAGCGCGAGCCTCGACCGCCTGTACGCCGTCGGCGAGTGCGCCCGCACGGGCGTCCACGGCGCGAACCGCCTCGCCAGCACGAGCCTGCTCGAAGGGCTCGTCTGGGGCTTGCGCGCCGGCGAGGACGCGGTCGGCGTGGAACCCGAGGCCGTCGAGGCTCCGGAGCTGCTCGACCGCGACCCGGATCTACCGGAGCGGTTCGCCGGCGAGAAGTTCCACCGGCTCCGGCGCACGATGGACGAGTACGTCGGTCTGCGACGGAACACCGGGGACCTCGGCCGCGCACAGGCCGTCCTCCGACGGCTGAAGGGGGAGGTCGACGCCTACGTCCGCACCCGGACCGCGCGCGACCTCTACGAGCTCCGGAACGCGAGCGTCACGGCGCTGCTCGTCGCGCGGGCCGCCGCCGAGAACACCGAGAGCGTCGGCTGTCACTACGTCGAGCAGCCGGCGGCGGCCAGCCAGAACTGA
- the nadA gene encoding quinolinate synthase NadA encodes METADFDTELSLFKYDNLEQLPPEYRDLDEAERTERIEAAKAELGDDVVILGHNYQRREIVEHSDFIGDSYQLSKEAAEADAPYVIFGGVTFMAESADIITDDEQSVILPSMEASCPMAGMAEALQVDAAWEEITNAAPDADIVPITYMNSYADLKAFCAEQGGLVCTSSNAHRAFEWAFERGDKVLFLPDKHLGENTAHRLGMQENMAEWDPWDPEGKDAEQVAESDIILWDGYCQVHERFRVDHIEQVREEHPDAKVVVHPECRREVVEAADRAGSTSTITQTIEDADPGDTWAIGTEIHLTNHLARWHPDVNVLPLCGDACMDCNAMRQIDPNYLTWVLEELVEGRERNVIEVAPEEKELAKVALDRMLEV; translated from the coding sequence ATGGAAACCGCGGACTTCGATACGGAGCTCAGTCTCTTCAAGTACGACAACCTGGAACAGCTTCCGCCGGAGTACCGCGACCTCGACGAGGCCGAACGAACCGAACGGATCGAGGCCGCCAAGGCCGAACTCGGCGACGACGTGGTCATCCTGGGCCACAACTACCAGCGCCGGGAGATCGTCGAGCACTCCGATTTCATCGGCGACTCCTACCAGCTGAGCAAGGAGGCCGCCGAGGCCGACGCGCCCTACGTCATCTTCGGCGGCGTGACGTTCATGGCGGAATCCGCCGACATCATCACCGACGACGAGCAGTCCGTCATCCTCCCGTCGATGGAGGCCTCCTGTCCCATGGCGGGGATGGCCGAGGCGCTCCAGGTCGACGCGGCCTGGGAGGAGATCACGAACGCGGCACCCGACGCCGACATCGTCCCCATCACGTACATGAATAGCTACGCCGACCTGAAGGCGTTCTGCGCCGAGCAGGGCGGGCTGGTCTGTACGTCCTCCAACGCCCACCGCGCGTTCGAGTGGGCGTTCGAGCGCGGCGACAAGGTGCTGTTCCTGCCGGACAAGCACCTCGGCGAGAACACGGCCCACCGACTCGGCATGCAGGAGAACATGGCCGAGTGGGACCCGTGGGACCCCGAGGGCAAGGACGCCGAGCAGGTCGCCGAGTCGGACATCATCCTCTGGGACGGCTACTGCCAGGTCCACGAGCGCTTCCGCGTCGACCACATCGAGCAGGTGCGCGAGGAGCACCCCGACGCGAAGGTCGTCGTCCACCCCGAGTGCCGCCGCGAGGTCGTCGAGGCTGCCGACAGGGCCGGCAGCACGTCGACCATCACGCAGACTATCGAGGACGCCGACCCCGGCGACACCTGGGCCATCGGCACCGAGATTCACCTCACGAACCACCTCGCTCGCTGGCACCCCGACGTGAACGTCCTCCCGCTGTGTGGCGACGCCTGCATGGACTGCAACGCGATGCGCCAGATCGACCCGAACTACCTCACCTGGGTGCTGGAGGAGCTGGTCGAGGGGCGCGAGCGCAACGTCATCGAGGTCGCACCCGAGGAGAAGGAGCTCGCGAAGGTCGCCCTCGACCGGATGCTGGAGGTCTGA
- the gpmI gene encoding 2,3-bisphosphoglycerate-independent phosphoglycerate mutase — protein MKAALVILDGWGLNDDPGDHRDAVAAAHTPVFDRISREGAYGRLAVTGRRVGLPGGQMGNSEVGHLNIGAGRVVMQEYTRIEDAIARWRGDADAPVDDADGAFDENEAITSAFDHADEHGGRVHLMGLVSDGGVHSSQAHLHALIELAAERGTPAVTHAFTDGRDTPPRSGAGYLAELESVVAEYGTGDVASVTGRYYAMDRDRNWERTRAAYDAIVEREAEHHAETAVAAVEASYDRGDTDEFVEATTVGEHAGVDDGDAVLLFNFRSDRARQLTRLLADIEPEDESVANWPDPPAVRVVTMTEYDGTFGLPVAFAPRQPADTLGEVVSEAGLTQLRLAESEKYAHVTYFLNGGREVEFPGESREIIESPDVPTYDETPEMSAEAVTDTAIRYIERDDPDVLVLNYANPDMVGHTGDYRAAVAAVEAVDTQLGRLLAAVEAADGHAIVTADHGNADDMGTEDDPHTAHTYNDVPFVYLSPDGDDGGTQVHQGGSLCDVAPTLLALAGVDQPAAMTGRSLLDDA, from the coding sequence ATGAAGGCGGCACTCGTGATCCTCGACGGCTGGGGCCTGAACGACGACCCGGGCGACCACAGGGACGCCGTCGCGGCGGCCCACACGCCGGTGTTCGACCGGATCAGCCGGGAGGGCGCGTACGGTAGACTAGCGGTGACGGGCCGGCGCGTGGGCCTCCCAGGCGGGCAGATGGGAAACTCGGAGGTCGGGCATCTGAACATCGGCGCGGGTCGGGTGGTGATGCAGGAGTACACGCGCATCGAGGACGCCATCGCGCGCTGGCGCGGGGACGCGGACGCACCCGTGGACGATGCGGACGGCGCGTTCGACGAGAACGAGGCCATCACGTCGGCGTTCGACCACGCAGACGAGCACGGCGGCCGGGTGCACCTCATGGGCCTCGTCAGCGATGGGGGCGTCCACTCCTCGCAGGCACACCTCCACGCGCTCATCGAGCTGGCCGCGGAGCGGGGCACCCCGGCGGTCACCCACGCGTTCACCGACGGGCGGGACACGCCGCCGAGGTCGGGCGCGGGCTATCTCGCCGAGCTCGAATCCGTCGTCGCGGAGTACGGCACGGGCGACGTCGCCAGCGTCACCGGCCGGTACTACGCGATGGACCGCGACCGGAACTGGGAGCGCACGCGGGCGGCGTACGACGCCATCGTCGAGCGCGAGGCCGAGCACCACGCCGAGACGGCGGTGGCGGCCGTCGAGGCGAGCTACGACCGGGGCGACACCGACGAGTTCGTCGAGGCGACGACGGTCGGCGAGCACGCCGGGGTCGACGACGGCGACGCCGTCCTCCTCTTCAACTTCCGGTCGGACCGCGCGCGCCAGCTGACCCGGCTGCTCGCCGACATCGAGCCCGAGGACGAGTCCGTCGCGAACTGGCCGGACCCGCCCGCGGTGCGGGTCGTGACGATGACTGAGTACGACGGGACGTTCGGCCTGCCCGTCGCGTTCGCCCCGCGCCAGCCGGCCGACACCCTCGGAGAGGTCGTCTCCGAGGCTGGGCTCACGCAGCTCCGGCTCGCGGAGTCGGAGAAGTACGCCCACGTCACCTACTTCCTCAACGGCGGCCGGGAGGTCGAGTTCCCCGGCGAGTCACGCGAGATAATCGAGAGCCCGGACGTGCCGACGTACGACGAGACGCCGGAGATGAGCGCGGAGGCGGTGACCGACACCGCCATCCGGTACATCGAGCGCGACGACCCGGACGTGCTCGTGCTAAACTACGCGAACCCGGACATGGTGGGCCACACGGGCGACTACCGCGCGGCCGTGGCGGCCGTGGAGGCGGTCGACACCCAGCTCGGGCGGCTGCTCGCGGCCGTCGAGGCGGCCGACGGGCACGCCATCGTGACGGCCGACCACGGCAACGCCGACGACATGGGCACCGAGGACGACCCGCACACGGCGCACACGTACAACGACGTGCCGTTCGTCTACCTCTCGCCCGACGGCGACGACGGCGGGACGCAGGTCCATCAGGGTGGCTCGCTCTGTGACGTCGCGCCGACGCTGCTCGCGCTGGCCGGGGTCGACCAGCCGGCCGCGATGACCGGCCGGAGTCTGCTGGACGACGCCTGA